The proteins below are encoded in one region of Papilio machaon chromosome 27, ilPapMach1.1, whole genome shotgun sequence:
- the LOC106711765 gene encoding ceramide phosphoethanolamine synthase, producing the protein MMWPSSQASKILTFLLLITILYCICMDTFLFLRIQKYNIDIYDVGPENGTQETSTQKNIQLENYEDVTWVPCHINPLCHPTVKALMVDHINHYIYGPLCAIVDIGLGISENMLFITPNIISFFHVFVACVGAKLLTCQNLALRRLAVVLFQLRMFLDDLDGHVARERKHIKGERSEVGTLGYWVDGICDLLGVIAMMIGILLYLKNNPPRRGYKGTPVSTLPYHQLKEINTSEDIEKEHTAEVGISYKTKVSFQRIVQVLGLFSGQMMLSSIAWNRYIDVYQDLLENCTQYDVIRRATMFKSGLFFFATALWRVVNPHSYLHLLSLAVFCDKTWSFLKTVHYSGYICLVIAVATSEYLVENIRSYVVS; encoded by the coding sequence ATGATGTGGCCTTCTTCGCAAGCCAGTAAAATTCTAACCTTTCTTCTGTTGATCACTATCCTATATTGCATTTGTATGGAtacattcttatttttaaggatacagaaatataatatagatatttacGATGTTGGTCCCGAAAATGGAACGCAAGAGACATCGACACAGAAGAACATACAGTTAGAGAATTACGAAGATGTCACGTGGGTGCCTTGCCATATTAATCCGTTATGTCATCCCACGGTCAAAGCTTTGATGGTTGATCATATAAACCATTATATCTACGGCCCTTTATGTGCTATAGTCGATATAGGATTAGGAATTTCAGAAAATATGCTATTTATAACGCCAAATATTATTTCCTTCTTCCATGTTTTTGTGGCTTGTGTTGGAGCTAAGCTTCTAACATGCCAGAATTTAGCATTACGTCGTTTGGCGGTGGTTCTATTTCAATTAAGAATGTTTTTGGACGATTTAGATGGGCATGTTGCTAGAGAGAGAAAGCATATAAAAGGCGAGAGATCCGAAGTGGGTACACTGGGTTACTGGGTTGACGGGATTTGCGATTTGTTGGGTGTTATAGCCATGATGATTggtatattactttatttgaaaaataatccaCCGAGACGTGGGTATAAAGGTACCCCAGTAAGTACTTTACCGTACCATCAgctaaaagaaataaatacatctgAGGATATAGAAAAAGAGCATACCGCAGAAGTTGGTATTTCTTATAAGACTAAAGTAAGCTTCCAAAGGATAGTTCAAGTTTTGGGATTGTTTTCTGGTCAGATGATGCTATCTTCGATCGCTTGGAACCGATACATAGATGTTTACCAAGATTTGCTTGAGAATTGTACGCAATACGACGTCATCAGAAGAGCGACCATGTTCAAATCTGGTTTGTTCTTCTTTGCGACAGCTTTATGGAGGGTTGTGAACCCACACAGTTATCTCCACCTTCTTTCCCTTGCTGTGTTCTGTGATAAAACCTGGAGCTTCCTTAAAACAGTGCATTATAGTGGGTATATCTGTCTGGTTATAGCTGTGGCCACATCGGAATATTTGGTGGAGAATATTCGATCGTATGTTGTAAGTTAG